The window CACAGCAGCCTCCCGGTGGGACGCCGCCACCCCCCGGTGCTACGCATGGTGCTGGAGGCGCTGCAGGCTGGGGAGCAGCGCCGGGGCACGTCGGTGGCAGCTATCAAGCTCTACATCCTGCACAAGTACCCAACAGTGGACGTCCTCCGCTTCAAGTACCTGCTGAAGCAGGCGCTGGCCACTGGCATGCGCCGTGGCCTCCTCGCCAGGCCCCTCAACTCCAAAGCCAGGGGGGCCACTGGCAGCTTCAAAGTAAGCGCCCCTGAGGGAGGACATAGCCCAGGGTTGGAGCAATGGTCCTGGCCTCTGTGAGTGCTGCGGCCTCTACTGGAAGGCCTTTCCCCTCCGGTCCCCTGTCCTTGTTCCTCCTGTGGTCTCAGCCGAGATGCCCTCTCCTCTAGGAAGGCAGGTAGTGTGCCCTCTCTGAGCTCCCACTGCAAGAGTCACCCTGTTGGTGTCCAGGACAGGTGAACTGTTGCATGTTTGGGATCCCAGGGCCTGTGTCAGCTGTGCTAACTTCTGGGTCCTGGGCACGTAGCCCCTTCCTGGAATTCCTCACCACAGCAAAGGGTTTTCCCTCTGCTGGCACCTCCCTGAGCAGCCATGTCCTCCGTTTCAAAGGGGAGAGTTTCATCTTTATAAGGAGGCTCCAAAAGGGGACCCATGCCAGGTCACTCAGAGCTGAGGCAGGTCTGGGACAAAACTGCACCCCAACATCAGGACTGTCATCAGCCACCAGGAATACCTCAGGGACCAGACCCACGGCCTGACTTGTCATTGCTGGGTCCCCTGCATCTTGCCTAACTTCCTGCATGTAGCAGCTGCCATGACAGTTGCCATGGAATGCTGGGGAACATTCTCAGCCTACCCCAAGCCGGTCCCTGTGGTTACCTGGTGACAGATCACAGAAAGTCCCACCCTGGTAGAACTCCTGGGCGTGGGTCAGAGCCTGGACTTGCGTCACAGCAGGACCAGGCGGCTAAGCAGGGAGAAGAGCCAGAGGGGCGTCAGGTGTCTGATGCGGTGTGCTGGCAGTTGAGGGGTGAAGGTAGTTTCTAGTCTTGGTGATGGGGAGCCCTGAGGGTTGGGGGACAGGAAAGAAACAGCTTGCCAGGAGCCCTCCCTTCCCTGCCGCTCACAGCCTTGGTGATTGTCCTGCTGTAAAGATGAGAAGACGTGGCTGTGGTACACGGCTGGAGGAGGGCGGAGGAAGCTGTGAGCCCAGAGCCATCTGACCTCAGCCCATGTTCTGCTGAGCGTCAAGGGGCGAGGTGGTGGGGGCATGGGGCATGAGGCAGGGCAGCGCTTCAGGGTAGTGGGGGAGGAGGAGTCCAGAGGCACAATCTGTGGGAAAGTGGCAGGCCTAGGGCAGGTGGTTGAGAGATCCTGAGATCCTAGAATCATAGTAGACAGTGCCTCCAAGGACAGTGGCTTCGTGCCTTCTCCCTGCCTCTCACTGCCTGTGGAGCCCCCCTGTTTGGAACGAGGCCTCCCATTCGGAGTCTtacggggggtggggggcgtgaGGCACCTGAGGCTCTGCTTTCAGCCCCACCCCGTGTCCTTCTCCAGTTAGTTCCCAAGCACAAGAAGAAAATCCAGCCCAGGAAGATGGCCCCCGCGACGGCTCCCAGGAGAGCGGGTGAGGCCAAGGGGAAGGGCCCCAAGAAACCAAGTGAGGCCAAGGAGGACCCTCCCAACGTGGGCAAGGTGAAAAAGGCAGCCAAGAGGCCAGCAAAGGTGCAGAAGCCTCCTCCCAAGCCAGGCGCAGCCACAGAGAAGGCTCGCAAGCAAGGCGGCGCGGCCAAGGACACCAGGGCACAGTCGGGAGAGGCTAGGAAGGTGCCCCCCAAGCCAGACAAGGCCATGCGGGCACCTTCCAGTGCTGGTGGGCTCAGCAGGAAGGCAAAGGCCAAAGGCAGCAGGAGCAGCCAAGGTAGTTGTGTGACTTGTAGGGGGTGGTGTGGGGATGGGGGTCTTGACAGCCACTGGAGCGGGGGCGGGGAGCCAGCTCTGGAGAGGGGTTTCCTTATCTAGTGCATGTGTCCTGAGTGCTGGGCTTGACCTGGAGAGAGAGAACTCATGGTAGCTGGTTGGGGGAAGGAGGCAGACATTTCAAGGGTTATGAAGGGGGAAGCAGAGACCAGGAGACTGACTCATTCTTGAGGCAGTGGAGGAAGGTGTCTCAAGCAGGGGAAGGGCCTGTGTAAAGGCCTGGAGGCATAAAGAAGGTGGagtttttaggccgggcatggtggctcatgcctgtaagcctaacactttgggaggccaaggcgggcggatcccttgaggtcaggagtttgagaccaacctggtcaacatggtgaacccccgtctctgctaaaaatacaaaaattagctgggcatggtggtgtacacctataatcccaggtacttgggtggctgaggcaggaaaatcacttgaacccaggaggcagatgttacagtgagccgagatcgcaccactgtactccagcgtgggtgacagagtgacactcagtctcaaaacaaaacacaaaaagaaggTGGAGTATTTGAGGAACTGCATGTAATTCAGTCTACCTACAGTTTTGGCAAGGAGAAGCTGTGAAGGGCAGCTGGAATCAGGGCTTTATCTGGAGGACAATGCAGAGCTGTGGAAGGATTCTGACAGGAAGCAGCTAGGGCtagagttattattttttttcctctctctcttttagagacaggctcttgctctgtcacacaggtgagtgctgagcccaggaattagagaccaatctgggcaagaTACTAGgatcccatctctgcaaaaaataaaaatattagctggcaTGGTGTTGCATACCTgttgccccagctacttgggaggctgaggcaggaggatcgcttgagcctgggaggtcaaggctgcagtaaactgagatcgccccaccacactccagcacagtgacagagcgagaccctgtcttaaaagtaaaaaaaagtatcCTGGCTGCCAGGTGGAAGACAAACTAAAGGCTCGAGCTGACAGGCCCGTTAGACGTTGGCTTTGGTGGGCTTGGAGCACTAGTGCTTTGCCTAGAGCAAGTGCTTCCGTTAACCCTCCAGCCACTCTGTGAGGGGCATGCTATTATTCCCAGTCTTCAAACTAggtcactgaggctcagagtggctAAATGATTTGCCCCATGTCACATAACTGAGTGAAGACCTAGGACCCAGGAGGAATGGGGGTTCTAGAGCCCCTGAAACTTCCTGCCCCACCAGCAgttcctccttcttcccctatAAAACCTCCTCCATCAAATTCCAGGAGATGCTGAGGCCTACAGGAAAACCAAAGCTGAGAGTAAGAGTTCAAAACCCACGGCCAGCAAGGTAGGTGCCTGCATGAATTTCCTGGCCTGGCTGCCTGCCCTGAACAGGCCAGAGCTTGGGCATCCCACACTCAGCCCCCGGAAGGGTCATCCAGGGATGGGGCTCAATTTCTTTTCCTACAAAGCACAGTCCACCACCTTCTCTCTGGTCCCCTGGCACCCTGGGGGTGTTGccatccccatcttacagataagaGACTAAGGCTTAGAAGGGCGATGTTGTGTACCCAGAGCCACCCAGAGCTGGGATTTCAGCCCTTCCCAGCTGTCTCTTTGCTCCTGGTTTGCTTTCGTATAGGTCAAGAATGGTGCTGCTTCCCCGACCAAAAAGAAGGTGGTGGCCAAGGCCAAGGCCCCTAAAGCTGGGCAGGGGCCAAACACCAAGGCTGCTGCTCCTGCTAAGGGCAGTGGGTCCAAGGTGGTACCTGCACATTTGTCCAGGAAGACAGAGGCCCCCAAGGGCCCTAGAAAGGCTGGGCTGCCCATCAAGGCCTCATCATCCAAAGTGTCCAGCCAGAGGGCTGAAGCTTAGGGCCAGAGGCAGGGGCGGAGAGAGACCGAGCCTCTGCCCTAGTTTTTATTCTTCAACTAACCACTGctctatttatttcattgtaagCTATTTATCAATAaagacttttgtttctttttcctcacaATTGGTGTGGGTAGAGGCTGAGGTTCAAGGATTTGGCCATTCGGTCCTTCATGAACATCCGCTGAGCACCTGCTGTTTACCTGGCCAATGCTGGGGCTCAGATAGGAGGTCCTGCCTCAGGGATACAGACTGTGTGCTATATGGGGCTGCAGCACAGATATCGGGATGCAAAGGGGCTGATGGAGGGAGATTAACCTGGCCCTGCGATCAGGCTTCCAGGATGAGATGGCTTTTGATCCTAAAGGATGGGTAGCTGTTGTCAGGCAGATGAGGCAGAGGATGCCATCTGAGGGGTGGGATGAAAGGAGGGGATCTGTTTAGAAAGAACCCTCTGGCAGTGGAAAGGAAGGATTAGAGTAGCTGAGAAGACAGGGAGACCTTTCAGCCACTGGTTCCCGAGTgctcctgggccaggcactgcGACAGGCTGACAGGTGTCCTACTCTGCAGCCAGCGCCTGTGCTCTGAAGAAGAGGTGGGGCTGGGCCTCCAGCGGGGTGGGTAGGGCTGGCTGCTAGTTTAGACAGGGTTGGACGGGCTGTCTGAGCAAGGATCTCTGTCTGGAGGGGGTACCATTTCAGCAGAAGGAAGAGtgaatgcaaaggccctggggtgggaacaTGCtcctcacgctgggagctgcaggaaGGTCTGTGTGGCTAGAGCCCAGTAAAGAGGAGCACAGGGATGGGAGACGAGGTCCAAGGTGCTTTAAAAACATCTGCGGCACTCCTCACACGGAGAGAcaggctctgtgtccctacctcTTGACTCTGGGCTCCATGATTACTTGACCAGTAGAATTTGGTGACAATGACGCTGTGATAATTTCTGGGCCCCACCTTAAGGCAGCTTCTACTTCTTGTGTTTGAGGacactttttgttttgtgataCTCACTCTTCAAACTTGGCCACCACTCTATGGGAAAGCCCATGCAGCTTGTGGAGAGGAACTGAGGACTCCATTTTTCAGCTCCTGCTGAACTCTCTGACCAGCTGGTACCACGTGCCACCATCTGAATGCGTGTTGGAACTGCATCTTCCAGCCCTAATTGAGCTGGCCCAGCAGAAACCTGGTGGAACAGGGACAAGCCTTTCCTGCCAAGCCCTGCCCTGATTGCAGATTCGTGGGCAAAATAAGTGACtgctgttattttaagccactaggtaCTGGGGTGGTGTGTCCCATAGCAATATATCTTTCTAAACAGATCCCCTTCCTTTCACTGGAACAAGGGCTGCAGGGTAGATGGCGGCTGGATCACGCAGGGCCTTGTAAGCCAAGGGCAAGCACGGTGGGCTTTGTCATAAGGAACCATTAGAGGACGGCAAGCAACAGAGTCTCTGCAGGGATGTGGGCGGGCAGACAGGCCTGTGAGGAGGCTCCTGCCACAACCCAGATGAAGGGGGTGGTGACCAGCCAGGACATGCTCACAGAGGGAGGGTTAGAAGTGGTAGCTTCTGGATCGCTGTTGAAGATGGTGTGAACGGGCTctgctgatggattggatgtaGGAAGGGTCACTGATGAGTCAGTCCACAATTTGGGGTCTAGATAGCTAAGTGACTGCTGGGTGACCATTTCCTGAGGTGAGGACTTGGCACGTGCCAGGAGGCTGCCGAGATATGGTCCTGATGAGAGGTGGCAGCCTAGCCACGgaggacagagagaaggaaggggtgGACTAAAGGGAGTCAGAGGCAAACTGCACAGGACTTGAGAAGGGGGCAGACGGGGCACAAAGGGAAGCAGGCTGCTCAGCATGGGGCATCAGCTGCTCCCTTCCTGCCCCTGCTCCACCACCCCACCCTCTCCTCCTGGAATCCCGGCTTTGCCTAGATGTGCTGACAGCCCCCCTGGGGTGTCTGTAATGTGGCTGCCAGCAGGACCCAGAAGGGCACCCAGAGCAGATGGTGGGATGGGGCCGGGCTGGTGCTTCCTGAGGAGGGGTCTGCTCCTGCCACTGCTCATTCACGGCTTGGCCCAGTGCTGTGGCACCCCCAGGCAGCCTGCAGTGCGGGGGGCATCAGTGGGCATCTCACGTCCATGAGCTGGGGACAGGGGTGGGGGGTGTCTAGCATCCAtgaaaccttgggcaagttacctccCTTAGCTGCaatggtttctttccttttcaaaggAGTTTAGTTTAAGGATGCTACATCAGGGGTCCCTAGCCTCCTATGACCCTCAAAGGGTAGGAACCTCCCTCCTGCCCACAGCTGCCAGGTCCTCAGAGCCCCAGATAAGGATTATAATTGGTTCATGGAAGGTGGCCACCTTCTGCGCTGAGAAACGACTCTGGAAACTAGAGATTTCCTCCATTTGCAAATACATTTCTAAACGTCAAGGAGGAACTGAATGTTAATCAGACATTAAGACAGGCTG is drawn from Homo sapiens chromosome 3, GRCh38.p14 Primary Assembly and contains these coding sequences:
- the H1-8 gene encoding histone H1.8 isoform 1 (isoform 1 is encoded by transcript variant 1) translates to MAPGSVTSDISPSSTSTAGSSRSPESEKPGPSHGGVPPGGPSHSSLPVGRRHPPVLRMVLEALQAGEQRRGTSVAAIKLYILHKYPTVDVLRFKYLLKQALATGMRRGLLARPLNSKARGATGSFKLVPKHKKKIQPRKMAPATAPRRAGEAKGKGPKKPSEAKEDPPNVGKVKKAAKRPAKVQKPPPKPGAATEKARKQGGAAKDTRAQSGEARKVPPKPDKAMRAPSSAGGLSRKAKAKGSRSSQGDAEAYRKTKAESKSSKPTASKVKNGAASPTKKKVVAKAKAPKAGQGPNTKAAAPAKGSGSKVVPAHLSRKTEAPKGPRKAGLPIKASSSKVSSQRAEA
- the H1-8 gene encoding histone H1.8 isoform 2 (isoform 2 is encoded by transcript variant 2), whose translation is MAPATAPRRAGEAKGKGPKKPSEAKEDPPNVGKVKKAAKRPAKVQKPPPKPGAATEKARKQGGAAKDTRAQSGEARKVPPKPDKAMRAPSSAGGLSRKAKAKGSRSSQGDAEAYRKTKAESKSSKPTASKVKNGAASPTKKKVVAKAKAPKAGQGPNTKAAAPAKGSGSKVVPAHLSRKTEAPKGPRKAGLPIKASSSKVSSQRAEA